GCCTTCGCCCAGCCCTTTTCCAACAGCTCCGTGCACTTGGGCTGCCCCGGCGTCTCGATCGTGCCGCCGGCGCGCACGGCGGAGGCCTGCGCGGACGATACGCACGAGTAGTGCTTTCCAGCCGAAAGGATACGGACGGCGTCGCAGGCCTGCGCGTCCGCGACGTCGGCCTTCAGCATCGCGACGCCGATCAGGCTGGCGATGCCGACCCCGCGCATTGCTCGCGCCCGCAGCCCCGGACCATGCCATCGCTCCGCTTGCGGCTTCGCCTGGCGCTCCCGCGGCCCTTGCACCTCGTTCACTTGCATCGTGATCCCCCTGCGGATGGCACGGCATCCGTGATCGGAAACCATAGGCCACGCGCACGGGCCGCGGCAAGAGCCGACAGGCACGTCCGGCTGCGCCGGCGCGCTTTTCGTGATGAACGCGTGTTCAGGCGAACCGCGCCGGTCGGCGGGAACGCGACTGCCGTTCCACCGGTGCGCGCGGCCGACTCCGCCATCCCGATCCTCGCGAACGCGCGTCCGACGTGGCTACGACTTCTCGTCTTCGTCGGGCTTGCGGAACTGGTCGTGACAGCTCTTGCAGTTGCCGAACATCGCCTTGGATGCGGCGCCGACGTCGCCGCCGGAGCGGGCGGCCTCCGCGAGCTTGCCCGCCTTGTCCTCGAGATCCTTCATCGACGCCTCGAATTTCGGCCACTGCTCCCAGATCGCCGGCAGCGCGCGCGAGCTCTCGTGCGTGCTGCCTTCGGGAAACAGCGGCAGCGCCTTGGCGGCATCTTCCTTGATCTTGTCGGCAGCGGCCGGCACCGGCGACAGATCCCCCGCCTTCATCGCGTCGCCGATGATCTTGGCGTTGCCGCCGATGCGCTCCATCAGCTCATGGCGATCGTGAATGGGCCCCGCGGGCAGCTTGCTGTCGGCGCCGTTGGCGACCGCCGCGGACATCAACGCGATGGCAGCGAAGGAGAGTGCGATGCGTGCTTCCATTCTGTCCTCGTGGCCGGGAGGCCGGCGTCAGTCTTCCACTTCATGTCCGATCGGCGCCACGCTTCGCACGTACGCGGCGATGGCGCGGCGGTCGGCGTCGCTCATGTCCTTGTAGCCGGGACCGCCGCCGACGCCATCGACGACCTCCGCCATCGACCCCTGCACGTTGTCGAAGTCCGGCAGCATGCCGAGCTCCAGCACTGCGGCGATGTCGGCCTCGTCCCAGTCGGCGATGCCCGTGGCATGGGGCGTGATGTTCGGGATGTCCTCGCCGCCGGGTCCATCGCTGGTGCCGGCCATGTACAGCGAGCGGTCGACGGCACCGAGCCAGGTACGCGGCGTGTGGCAGTCGGCGCAGAGCGAGACGTTCTCGGCGAGATAGCGACCGCGCTCGACGCCCTCGGTCGGAGTGCTCGCGGCGGGCACGGCCGGCTCGGCCAGCAGCCACGCCCAGGCGCGGTAGGCCTGGCGCGCCAGCGGCAGCTCGTTTTCGTGCGGGCGATTGCGCCGTCGCACGGCCGGAAGCGTTCGCAGGTAGGCGATCAGATCGGCGGCGTCCTCATCGCTCATACCGGAATACCAGTAGTAGGGCATGACCGGCGCTTCGGCCGCGCCGCCGCGCAGAACGCCGCCGCGGATGGCGGCATCGATCTCCTGGTCGGTCCACGCTCCGATGCCGGTCTCGGGATCGGGCGTGATGTTGGTGCCGTAGAAGGTGCCGAAGGGCGTCTCGATCTTCTTGCCGCCGGCGCCGACCGGTCCGCCAGCGAGCGTGTGGCAGCCGCAGCCGCCGGCCGCCGCGAACAGCTCGCGTCCGCGCTCGGCCGATGCCGCGTGTGCGGGCAGCTCGCCAGCGAACGTGGCGGCGGCGATGGCCGCCGTCGCGATCGCCAGGGACGGGGCGCGAAACAGGCAGGCCATGGTCTTGCCAATACCCCGTCCCGGGCAGCTTGCGCCAGCCGGCCGTGCGGCGGGTCAGCTCCGTCGCGGTACGGTCTGGAATACGACCGAGCCCTCGGCCTCGCCGACCCTTTCGCCGTCCAGGTCGAGGTCGGCGGTCACGCCGAGCCAGGTGCGGCCCTTTTCGTCCCTTCGCCGCTCGCCGGTGCGCGCGACGTACGTAGCGCGGCCGTCCTGCACGGGCCGCACCCATCGGTACGTCATCTCCGCGAGCAGCATCGACTCGTCGTGATCGTCGGGAACACCGAGGCCCCGCGCGATCTTGCCGGCATCACCCAGCGCCTCCTCGGCCGCGCCCAGTAGCGAGCCGGGCATCTCCCTGCACACGCCGCGAATCTCGGTGTCGCTCCAGCCGAGCTCGTACGCCGGCAGGGCGAGACGCTGCGGAAGCGTCGCAAGGTAGTCGGCGATGCGGCGGTCGGCCTGCACGGTCGCCGCGGTCGCATCGGCGGCGTCGAACTGCGCCCGCGCCTGCACGGCGACCACCGGCGCCGCTGCACCCGGCAGCTGCCGGGACAGTTCGATGCCCACGGTGGTTGCGGGCGATGCATCGTCGACGGCTGCCGTCCAGCGGACCTCGCTCACTCCGTCGGCGACGTGCGGGCGCGTGCGCGGCTCGGCCACCCGAATCGCGCGACGGAAGCGAACGGCGATCTGGCGGATGGCCGGATCGGCGCTCCGCATGAGCATCGCGAGCGTCGCGCAGCGGCACGCGCACTCGGCCAGCAGAGCGCCCGACACGGCCGGCCATCGGTTTCCTTCGAGCACCGCCTCGGTCAGATCCAAGGTTCCGCCGCATCGGCCGCTCGAGTCGGACGCCCAAGCGAGCGACGGCACCGGAAGACCGAAAGGAAGCACGTCCCATTGTCCGGCGTGACGTCGCAGCTGCTCTTCGTAATCGGCACGGGCCATGCGGCGTCTGTAGCGCTGGCTCGAAAAAGGGCAACAAGGGCTGTCGGAATGGCGCTGGTCCTGGCGCCGTGGCGACGCGGTAGGGAACGCCGATGCGGTCAGGCGGCCACGCGCCTGGCCAGCAGCCACTGGAGCTCGGCCGGCTCCTTCTCCCGCCGGTCCACGGCCTCGCACAACGCTGCGATCTCGGCCACTTCGGCTGGCGTGATGGAACCGCCCATCGCCGCGGCCACTCGCACGATCTCACCGGCGCGGCCTTCGTCCCACCAGCGCGCCACGAGCTGGAGCCAGGGCCGCAGCGGACTGGAAACATGGCGGCGCACGTCGGCAGCGGAGTAGCACGTGATGCCGTGCCCGCGCGTGGCGCGAAGCGTGTCGTGATCCATCTCATCGACAACGGTGCACTCGATTTGCCGCATGCGGCTGAAGCGCAGGCCGCCGCTGCAGCTCATGCCGCGCCGCGCGGCAGCCGGGAGCATGTGCAGCGCCCAGACCAGCGCCATTGCCGAGCTCTTGCCGGCGGCGGCCACGGCGGGCGCGCGCTCGTGCAGAAGCGACGCCAGACCTGCCAGGGTAGCGCCGTCCCAGCTCTTGGAGCTGCGCGCGTCGTCGTCGCGCCACATCTCCACCGTCACCGCCGGCACCACGCCGTCCGACCCCTTGCCCAGCGGCGGCAGGGTCGCCGCGGCACGGCAGAACGAATCGGGATGGGACGCCATGCGAAGGAACGAGGCCGGCTCACACACGAGGATGTCGGTCCAGACGCGCCCGCCGCCGCGCATCGTGTGCTCGGCACCGGCGTAACGCGCCAGCGAAATGCACACCCTGCCCGACTCCAGCGTGTACATCGCGATCGCCGCGGCCTGCGGCGCGCGGCTGCAAAGCGAATCGTGCGACGGCGAGCGCCGGATGATTTCGGCGCGTTCCTCCGAGCGCAGGCCCGCGCTGGCGGCAACGAGCCGATAGCCCTCCCCCGTCGCCGACGGCAGCGAGGTGAAGACTGCGCGCTCGCAGGAAACCTGGATGGGCGTCAGATCTTCGAGATCAGCCACTCGAACGGCTCCAGCACTCCCTGGAGCGACGTGTGCAGAGGAACCGGCCGCACGTAATCACCGCCGTCCTCGTCCTTGCCGGTCGCATAGGCCAGGGATCCGACCGCGCTGCACGCGAAATATTCCACCGTCTCGAAGCGGCTCTCGCACAGGTTCCACAGGCGGTTGAGATTGGCCTGGACGAACTTGCGCGAATCGTCGAAGCACTCGGGACAGTGGTCGGACTTGCACAACACGACGGCGATCGGCGTGCGCACCCGCTGCTCGCGCTTGGTCTGAATGAGCGCGTCGATGTAGCTCATCATCTTGAGCGCGAAGAAGTCCGGGCGCGAGGCGCCGTTGGCCGCCAGCGCAGCATCGACCAGCAGCATCGCCCCCGACGATTTCTGCAGCAGGCTGCGAATGATGCGGAACGTGGAGGGGCTGGCGATCTCGGCCGCCAGGCTCTCGCCCGCCATGTCGGGCATCACCAGGTCGTACCACTTCGTCTTGCGGCCCTCGCCCTTGCGCGCCTGGTAGTAGGCCCAGTGCCAGCGGTCGGGCTCCATGGCGGTCTTGGGCGGAAACGCGCGGCCCGTCATGCTGGCCACCACGCTCTGCTGAAGATCGACGCTGTAGGCTCCCTTGGGAATCGCCTCGAAGCCCTTGGCACGCTGCGAGAGCATGTCGAGCAGGAACCCCAGATAGACGGTCTTGCCGACGTTGCTCTCGCCGAGGACGCTGATGATCTGGTGCTGGCGTCCCTGCGCGGCGGTATCCATCACCAGCGACATCGGCGCCGCGCACTCGCTGCACACCGCGGCGTCCGTTCCGTTGGGAGATTCACAGATCAGGCACGGGATCTGCGGTTCGTCGTTGCCCATTCCGAATGCTGACATCATGGCCATGATCGTTCGTCCTGTAGGCTCAGGCGCCGGGCTGGCCCGCGTCCAGGACGCAGCGGAAGCCGACGTTGTGTGTGCGGGACAGGCAGGCAAGCCCCGTCCGGAACGTGCTCGTGGCCTGGCAGGCGAAGTAGGTGTCGAAAGCGCCGCCGCGGATGGCCTTCATCAGCATGTCGCCGATCAGCGGCACGCCATTGTCGTCGGTGAGATCGAGATCGGACGACGTCCACTCCCAGACGTTGCCGATGAGCTGCAGCACGCCATTGGGCGCCGCGCCGTCGGAGAACGACGTCACGGGAGAGGTGGTGCCGAGCCCGGTCGCCCAGATGTTGCAACGCCTCGTGTCCAGTGCATCGCCCCACGGATAACGCCGGAAGACGTGCGCGGAGCTGCGGATGCGCCAGCTCGCCGCCATCTGCCATTCCGCTTCCGTCGGCAGACGAAATCCTGCCCAGCGCGCATACGTCTCGGCTTCGGCGCAGCAGATGCCTACGACGGGATGATCCGCCTTGGCGCGGTCGTGCTTGCCGCCGCGCCAGAAGCGCGGGCCGGGCTTGCCGGTCTGGTCGTGGAAGCTGATCAGATGCGGCCACAGCTCCTCGGACCACAGCTCGAGATCCTCATAGGCGCCGGCATCGACGAACTTCTGGTACTGCGCATTGGTCACGCACGTGCGCGAGAGCAGGAACGGCTCGGTCTCCAGATCGACTTCGGGGCAGCCGGGCACGTCCATCAGCGTCGTCGGCATCGAAACGAACCCTTCGGGCACCAATGCGAAGCGGTCGTCGATGATGTCGAGAGCCTTCTGGAACAGCGTCTGGAAGTCGGGGTGACCGCGGAACTGGTCGCCCTTGGTCACCACCAGCCCGTAGCGCTCCAACTGCATGTAGGAGCGCAGCGGGTCGGTTTCCTTGACGGCCGAGGCAGTGGAAGCGCGGCCGCCGCCGTCGGGCGATAGCGAGTCGTTGCGCCAGAACGCTTTCAACATAGGAGCCACCCCTTGATCCCGATCACTACATCACGCCGATCGCGCGACGACGCGCGTCGCGGCACAGCTTCTGGTAGCGCTCCACCGCCGCCGACGCCTGCTGCGTCTGCACCGAAGGCAGCCCCTTGGTCACCGGCGTGCCGGCATTCCAGGTCTTCTCGGTCAGGCCGAAGCGCTCCAGGATGTCGTCGCGATCGTTGGCGATCTGTCCGACCTCGGCCTGCAGCTGCTCCTGCAGCGAGCTGAGGCTGACGCTGGCGTCGTTGAGCTCGGCGATCTTCTCTTCCCAGCGCTGGCGCAGGCGGCCGAGTTCGTCCTTCTGGGCCTCGACCTGCTGCACGCGCAGCTCGAGCGAGCCTTCCTGCTCCTTGATCTGCAGCTCGCGGCGCGCCAGCTCGGCGGCACGCTCCGCAAACTGCGCCTGGCGCGACTCGAGATCGGCCTCCGAGGCGGAGAACGCCGCGCGATCGCGCTCCAGGCTCGCCACCGCCTGCAGATGCCGGTCGCGCTCGATCTCCCACTCGCTGCGCTCCTGCTGATGACGTGCCTTGGCCTCGGCCAGCTGCCTGCCGGCGGTGCGCAGCTTCTCGCGATCCGCATCGAGCGTCGCGATTCGCTGCTCGAACTCCGCCTTCTGCTTGTGGAACTCCTGCTCCAGCTGCAGCACCGCTCCCTCGCGCTCGCCGATCTTGCGCAGGGTCTCCTCGGAGGCGGCGGCGCGGCGGTTGAGCTCCTCGTGCTGACGCTTGAGCTCGGCGGCTTCGAGCTCGAAGGCGCGCCCCAGCTCTTCGGCGCGCAGCTCGACGCCTTCGTATCGCTTTTCGCGTTCGGTAAGGTCGGCTTCACGCCGCTCGTACTCGTCGCACAGCAGCACCTGCTCGTGCTCGAACCGCTCGCGGTCCTCGACGAGCTTGGCGTGCTGGTCCACCAGCATCGCGCGGCACGACTCGATGGCCTCGGCGCGCGCCTGCAGCATGTCGCGCAGCGTGCCGATGGCACGCAGCACATCCTGGCCCATGGATGCGATCTTGTTGACGTCCGGGTTCTGGACGTCGTCTGCCTTGCTGAGGTTCTCGATGCTCGCGTTCATCTCTTACTTTCTCCGCCACCAGGAGGACTTGTCATTTTTGTCGGCCGGCTCGGCACTGGTCTGCCGCGCCTTCTCGACGAGTTGTTCGATCTTCGCGTCCGGATCCAGACGACGCAGCAGGCGCACACGACGAGCCGTTGTTTCGTCGAGCGCCGCCAGGACTTCCTGCTCGTGCGCAGCGCGCGCGGCCAGCTCCTCGTCGGTGGGTCCGGTCTTGACCGGCTTTTCCTTGATCTTCGGCTTGGCCGGCGCCTCTTCGACGGGCGGCGGCGCCGCGTTCGCGCCCTCCGAGGATGGCCAGCTCATGCTCGGCCATTCCACTGCAGCGGCGGTCGACGGTGCTGCCGCAGGCCATTCGCCGGGGTTGCTCGGCCAGTTCATCGGCTGAGGAATGCCCCATTGCGTCGGTTGCGCTTGCAGTTGCGGCGGCTGCTGCGGTTGCGGCTGCGGCTGCGCAGGGCTCGACGCCCAACCGTTCTGCGCGGGCCAGCCGGCCGGCGCAGGCTCGGATGCAGCGGGAACCTCGGTCACGACCTGCGGCTTCCAGTCCCCGCCGTCGAAGGCGGACGCCAGAGGCGGCGCCGCGGGCGCATCCAGCGAAGGCGCGATCGAGATCGTCGCTGCCTGCGGCACGGGCTGCGGCCGCGCGATCGACGCCGTGGTCGCGGCGCCGAGAGCTTCCCTGCCCGTCAGCGCGCGCTTCAAGAATGTCTGTGCGCTCAGCATCGCGTCCGTCCACGTCCAGATCTTGACGTCGAGGTCGGTGAGCGCCTGCTCGATGGAGCCGTCGTCGGCCGGAGGCTCGGCCGCACGCAGCACTTCGATTGTCGTCATATCCATGACGAGCCTTGGCTTTTCGCTAAGACGAGGACGAGGCAACGACTCGGAGAAGATGGTCGCGCGGAGAGGACGCTCCTTGCGATGACCGCCGTTCGAGTCGAAGCGGAGTATAGACAAGCCGCCTGACGGTTGGAAAGTGGAATCAGACTTTTTTCGTGCTCGCATGCACAACGAACGTCGTGCGCACTCGCCACGGTTGCGGGGCACGTGCGGAATGCGACGCATGCGCCAGGTATGTGCTGACGCAGCAGATTCGATTGAAGGCGTACTAAAGAGACGCTCAACGAGTGCGTCGCCGGAGCACGCAGTCTGCGCGTGAGAAAAGGCGATCAGCCTAAGCGGTCGGCTGCCGCTCTGCCAACACTTTCGCGTTGGCACCGGAGCGCCGCCCATCGTTAGAATGCGCGATGGCCGGCAACTCCTTCGGACAGGCCCTTCGCATCACCACGGCGGGCGAGAGCCACGGGCCGGCCAACGTCGTCATCATCGACGGGGTGCCGCCGGGCCTGCCGCTGAGCGTCGAGGACCTCCTGGTCGACCTGGACCGGCGCCGGCCCGGCCAGAGCTCAATCGTCACCCAGAGACAGGAGAGCGACATCCCGCAGATCCTGGCCGGCGTGTTCGAAGGCCACACCACCGGAACCTCGCTGGCGCTGCTGATTCCGAACGAGGACCAGCGCAGCAGGGACTACGAGGCCATCAAGGAGTTGTACCGGCCGGGCCACGCCGACTTCACCTTCGACGCCAAATACGGCCGCCGCGACTACCGCGGCGGCGGTCGCTCCAGCGCCCGCGAGACCAACGTGCGCGTTGCTGCCGGAGTCGTGGCCAAGAAGATCCTGGCGAACGAATGCGGTGCGTCCGTGGTGGGTTACGTGCTGCAGGTGGGCCAAGTACGGGCCTCCATCCCCGACCCTGCCGCCGTCACCCTGGACCAGGTCGAGAAGCTCCCGGACGGCTCGGCGAACGTCGTACGGTGTCCCGATCCGGCCGCCGCCGCGGCGATGGTCGAGCTGATCGAAGAGATGCGCAAGGCGCAGGATTCGATCGGTGGCATAAGCGAGATCGTGGCGGTGGGCGTGCCGGCGGGACTCGGGGAGCCGGTGTTCGACAAGCTCAAGGCCGACCTGGGCAAGGCGCTGTTCACGCTGCCCGCCGTCGTCGGCGTCGAGTACGGCGCAGGCTTTGCCGTAGCCACCGCGCGAGGCAGCGAGAACAACGACGTCTTCGAGCCCGGCCCTGGCAGTCC
The genomic region above belongs to Candidatus Limnocylindrales bacterium and contains:
- the aroC gene encoding chorismate synthase; the encoded protein is MAGNSFGQALRITTAGESHGPANVVIIDGVPPGLPLSVEDLLVDLDRRRPGQSSIVTQRQESDIPQILAGVFEGHTTGTSLALLIPNEDQRSRDYEAIKELYRPGHADFTFDAKYGRRDYRGGGRSSARETNVRVAAGVVAKKILANECGASVVGYVLQVGQVRASIPDPAAVTLDQVEKLPDGSANVVRCPDPAAAAAMVELIEEMRKAQDSIGGISEIVAVGVPAGLGEPVFDKLKADLGKALFTLPAVVGVEYGAGFAVATARGSENNDVFEPGPGSPPVRTRTNRHGGMLGGISSGMPIVLRAAVKPTSSLPQEQKTVTRAGEQASIRTKGRHDPCLLPRFVPMGEAMVALVLADHWLRWKSQKPLA
- a CDS encoding SUMF1/EgtB/PvdO family nonheme iron enzyme translates to MLKAFWRNDSLSPDGGGRASTASAVKETDPLRSYMQLERYGLVVTKGDQFRGHPDFQTLFQKALDIIDDRFALVPEGFVSMPTTLMDVPGCPEVDLETEPFLLSRTCVTNAQYQKFVDAGAYEDLELWSEELWPHLISFHDQTGKPGPRFWRGGKHDRAKADHPVVGICCAEAETYARWAGFRLPTEAEWQMAASWRIRSSAHVFRRYPWGDALDTRRCNIWATGLGTTSPVTSFSDGAAPNGVLQLIGNVWEWTSSDLDLTDDNGVPLIGDMLMKAIRGGAFDTYFACQATSTFRTGLACLSRTHNVGFRCVLDAGQPGA
- a CDS encoding cytochrome c, translating into MEARIALSFAAIALMSAAVANGADSKLPAGPIHDRHELMERIGGNAKIIGDAMKAGDLSPVPAAADKIKEDAAKALPLFPEGSTHESSRALPAIWEQWPKFEASMKDLEDKAGKLAEAARSGGDVGAASKAMFGNCKSCHDQFRKPDEDEKS
- a CDS encoding cytochrome c; its protein translation is MACLFRAPSLAIATAAIAAATFAGELPAHAASAERGRELFAAAGGCGCHTLAGGPVGAGGKKIETPFGTFYGTNITPDPETGIGAWTDQEIDAAIRGGVLRGGAAEAPVMPYYWYSGMSDEDAADLIAYLRTLPAVRRRNRPHENELPLARQAYRAWAWLLAEPAVPAASTPTEGVERGRYLAENVSLCADCHTPRTWLGAVDRSLYMAGTSDGPGGEDIPNITPHATGIADWDEADIAAVLELGMLPDFDNVQGSMAEVVDGVGGGPGYKDMSDADRRAIAAYVRSVAPIGHEVED